GATAAACACAGATCAGATTATTCACTTAAATAGATCTGATGCAAAGTTTGCGTAGGTAACAACATATTCTCATATGAATGTACGGGAAAGATCTGATGTAGGTATTTACCGAGCTCGCGCGCTTCTGCGCAGACTTGGCCGGCTGCTTGATGCTGCTCTCCTGGATTTCCGGGACGACATCGGCCGACCCTGGGTTCATGAACCCAAACTTGGCAGCGCCATGCTGATGGTCGGCCATGCCGTCCATCCAGAGCGCGCAGTCATCGTCGCCTGTGCCGGCGTTATAAGTCAGCTGATGACCGGCACCGCCGGCATGCTCAAAGCTGAGCACCGAAGAGGTGGAGCTGGAGGAGGCGCCCGGCGTCCCACCGGAGGCGTTGTACGCCCAGCTGTAGTAGTCCGCCGCTGCCGACCCGCACCCGCCTTTGAAGTTATCGACGAAGGAGAGCTGGGGGAGGGCGGTGGCGGTGTCGTCGTCCTCATCGTCGCCGTCGACGACCACGCCGTGGTAGCCGAAGAGCTCGAGGGACATGGAGGAGGGCTCGTCGTCGTACATCGCCCGGAGCTCCCGCGTGGTGGCCCGCTTGCACGCCATTGGCTAGCTAGGCTAGGCAGCTTGCTGCTCTGTGTCACTGTTCCCTAGCTACCTAGGTGAGATCGAGCTACTGGTGACGGTGTTCCGGGAAGCTACTACTAGCTAGGGTTCAGGGCAGCTCTTGGCAGGTAGCTAGCTGAGCTCTGTCAATGCATGAGACGTGCAAGCATGCGGCTACTTATATAGAGTGAGGGGTTTCTTAATCGAGTAGGCGCTAGTGTGCAGAGCTTAATGAGCCAGCAAGGTCTTGAGCTGTCAGTGGAATATGGGGTCAAGTGCTAAGAGGGAGACAGACAGCAGTGGACCCATGATTAATTCCCTTGTTATGCTCAGCTAAGTAAGGTGATTTAGTAGTAGTAGAAGTGGAGCTAACCCCCTCCCCCCATGTTCCAGTGCCACATAATCTACACTCCTCCGCACCCGGGCTCTCTCTTCACGTGGCATTCAAGGCCAAGTTGATGCTGTTTACATTAGTTAAGTTTAAACAAGGGGAGGAGCTAGGTGGTGATGACGTTGTGACAAGCTTGTATTCAATTCAATTCAGGCTTAGCATGCATGAAACAAGCTTGCTGGGGAACCTTCATTGCCATGGCTAGCTAAGCTATAGCTAGCCCATGTGTAAGGCAGCCAAGCAAAAATATGTGTAGGTTCTTGTAGGGTATGTAACTTCAATTATTTCCTTGGTATATATATAATTGATCGGCCGTACGCCGTACGAGTACATGTTTCTTCTATATGTAGGTTCACAAATATTGGTCAGGGTTTAGGTACCTGCTACTGCTAGCACAGCACCAATAATGGTTACAGTGAAAACAAGAAACTATCCCCCTACTACTTCAAATCGCAGGGAATTATAAGTTCTTGTTTTCACCGCAATCTGATTTTTGCATCGACAGAAACTTTAGCTTTATCAGCGACTAATGCAGATCACCAGCAGTTGCACGCAGCAATTCGCCGCAGGCTTAACAAAACCAGCTGGTACCAATGTAGAATTGTATAGATATATGTTCTTCAGACCGAGTCATCGTAAACGTGGCTCAAAGCTACTGGACCAAATGCAGACATGCAATTAACTGAGAGGAAGCATCCATCCATGCATATCCTACGCACATGGGAAATCGGTTGTTATTCACACGTACCTTAAAGAATATCTTGTGCCGGGCGACGCGCAGGATAAACACTCCGTGGACATCTCACGCGGATCAGGATCTGCCTCCAGCTTCGACGTGCGCTCACGATCGGCCCGGTAAATTCCCTGTACATGGCCTGATTAATGAGAGCGGTGTGGCCTCTCAAAGCTTCACATGGCCTAGCTAGCAGAGCTCGGCACTGCAAGTGTCACACTTATTGCAAGAGCATAAACAAAGCCCTCCTCTCCCGAGTAAACTGATAAACCCTGGACGTGCGACGCAGTCGCGGAGCACCCACATCGTCTTTCCCTACCAACCCAACCCGACGGAGCTAGCTCCTCCCCGTGCATCTCGCTGCTGTAGGAATACATATTGGGAACGACGTACAGGGTACTATAATAAGGCATCTCCGTGACTAGTTGACTACACAAGGACGTCTACAATTATACATACATGCTAGGGTTCGAGTAAACAAGTACTGCTGCACGCCTGTACTATTCCTTGTTGATCAGGCAGATGCATGGGGGGATATGGACGGCTGATGCTTCGAGCAGCCAGGCATCGGCAGATCGATTTTCTAGTGTGGCTTTCTTATCTGAACTATCTCATCCTTCCTTTCTGAATTCCCTAATGATTTTCTTTCTTATCTGAATTCTCTAATGGCTGCACAGCTACAGATTATGATACCAAGGCTAGCTAGCAGCCCCTTTGCCGACCACGGCACGCGTACCCACCCACCATCTTGTCCCTAAGCAGCTTAGTCAATAGTCAGTACTTACTGATGAGTAACGCCGGCATTCCAATGATGTCCAGGCTATATATACTACTGACAGCAGGATATGCAATGCAACTGAGGTTATTTATATAGACAAGAGTGAAGAGTCTTTACCTCGTGGAGCCATCAAAACGCGTCTCCAAGTATGTTTGTTCGCAGTTACTTTTATATAGGTACCCCTCTGGTTCAGGTCCAAGCATGCACCTGCAAAACACAACCTGTTCAAGACTTAGGATTCAGTAGTAATAATATGCTCGTGAATAATCGCTAGGCAGTGTTAACTCTACCTTGTCACGCACCCAGGGACTGCAGGATACAGCTCATCATATCCTACGAACGAGCTCTGAAATTCTTCAGTTATGGGGCAGAAAATTCAGTGCATCATGCAAGTCAATGCTATTGAGTGAATCAGGATTCAGGCATTGCTGAGACATTGCACCCTCAGCTCCAAGGTAGCATTTCTAGTAACGCTTCTTTCACCCTTCAGTTAAAATTAGCACACAAAAGTATATTGCACCCTCAGCAATAACCATACCAAAACAACCATCATAATTCACTTCAAAGAGAAAATTTATAAAACATGACATTGTCAGGAATTTCGAAAACAAAGACTACATGATACTAGTAAGCTTCGTGTTGCGTACATGACATGCCTACTGGCACTAGATTATAATGGGGCCTGTTTGGGCCAATTTAAGCTTGGGCCTTATTAGTTAAATATAAGCATAGCGAGTTAAGTTAGAACCAAACAGCTAGCTTATCCGGGCTTAACATTTAACAGCCATCCCTGTCATAACAGAGTGAAAGCAAGTAATTTGGCCCAATTTAAGATTTGGCCTATTATTTAAATAAGCTTAACCAGTTAAGTTAGGACTTTGAACCAAACAGCTAGCTTACCCGGGCCTAACGATAGCAGAACATCCCTGCCATAATAGAGTCAAAGCAAGCAAATGGGCCACAATTAGGCAGGAGCTCATGACTTGTTAGTTTGGTTGCTCAAATAGCTTCAGGCTTATCTATAAGCTATAAGCCAGTAGAGCACCTTACAGGGTAAGATTAGTAGCTCACAGAAATTGAATAACACAAGCAAGTATACAGCTAACTAAATTACTAGATCTTTAACTGTCTAGTACAGTCACTTGTTTCAGGAGTAAAAGGAGTTTAACAGTAGAAAAAGTAAAACATCATCTTTGCTAGGGACAAATCTTCCAAGAATCAGATACTTCCCTTGGAACAGACTGAAGTATTGAACACCTAGACGATTTCAAGTTGATGAGAATAAAGTTGGTCATCTACCGGTATTATTCAATATATCCCTTTTGACTGGGGTATCAAGGAACTCACATAAATACTCTTTGGTCCCATATACTCACTCACAGGAGTGCCATCAGCAACTGGATTTGTGGCAATGTTTGCGGAGAAAGAATGAATGACAAATGGGCCCCGAACTGGGTGGCGTGTCCGCCCTCATGGCGAATACCAGCGTTAAATTCAGTCAAACGGCATTAAGAGTACAGGTCCTAAACCGGACCGTTGCAGAGTTCCAGGTTGAAATGTGAACTGAGGAAGAGTTCAAGGTTAAGACTCTTTCATTCAAACTGGGAGAGAGTTTGAGGTTGAAACCGTTGCCTCAGTTTGAAATGCCAAAATAAATAGGGTAGATACAAGCTGATGATACATATGAAACAGCAAAGAAATATAGGGGGTGTATTCATGTTCAAGAGATAAGAGAACCATTGAAATTTCAGCCATGAGACACAAACTTCCACTACAAACATGTTTCTGCAAATATCTAAAGATATAACTGAGATGAAGCAACATGAGGTAATCCCATACTAGCAAC
The Aegilops tauschii subsp. strangulata cultivar AL8/78 chromosome 3, Aet v6.0, whole genome shotgun sequence genome window above contains:
- the LOC109771912 gene encoding uncharacterized protein; amino-acid sequence: MACKRATTRELRAMYDDEPSSMSLELFGYHGVVVDGDDEDDDTATALPQLSFVDNFKGGCGSAAADYYSWAYNASGGTPGASSSSTSSVLSFEHAGGAGHQLTYNAGTGDDDCALWMDGMADHQHGAAKFGFMNPGSADVVPEIQESSIKQPAKSAQKRASSGGEAQAAAKKQCGGGRKSKAKVVPTKDPQSAVAKVRRERISERLKVLQDLVPNGTKVDMVTMLEKAITYVKFLQLQVKVLATDEFWPVQGGKAPELSQVKTALDAILSSQQQP